In Penaeus monodon isolate SGIC_2016 chromosome 7, NSTDA_Pmon_1, whole genome shotgun sequence, the following are encoded in one genomic region:
- the LOC119575401 gene encoding uncharacterized protein LOC119575401 isoform X1, with amino-acid sequence MGGRWTLSLAAVVVALQVVMATASRDVTSEEVNSRQKRLIYIPLTDLFSYNQIVTIGFALLLVVLVASLAYLSEDVSGYEASTGYLSPHRRVVDRNGMLSEWSDDWYKWVPVLDNLMGAMDKYQGLYQSAFDDSQE; translated from the exons ATGGGTGGGCGATGGACACTATCCCTTGCAGCTGTGGTGGTCGCGCTTCAGGTTGTCATGGCAACGGCTTCCCGGGATGTGACGTCAGAGGAGGTTAATTCAAGACAGAAGAGACTCATTTACATTCCCTTAACGGATCTTTTCAGCTACAACCAAATCGTAACG ATCGGCTTCGCTCTCCTCTTGGTCGTTCTCGTGGCTTCCTTGGCGTACCTGAGCGAAGATGTCTCCGGCTACGAGGCCTCGACGGGCTACCTGTCACCGCACAGACGCGTCGTCGACAGGAATGG GATGCTCAGTGAGTGGAGTGACGACTGGTACAAGTGGGTACCCGTGCTCGACAACCTGATGGGAGCAATGGACAAGTACCAGGGGTTGTACCAATCCGCCTTCGACGACAGCCAGGAGTGA
- the LOC119575401 gene encoding uncharacterized protein LOC119575401 isoform X2: protein MGGRWTLSLAAVVVALQVVMATASRDVTSEEVNSRQKRLIYIPLTDLFSYNQIVTIGFALLLVVLVASLAYLSEDVSGYEASTGYLSPHRRVVDRNGAGQRSAYTFIRSFKANDRILIQPLC, encoded by the exons ATGGGTGGGCGATGGACACTATCCCTTGCAGCTGTGGTGGTCGCGCTTCAGGTTGTCATGGCAACGGCTTCCCGGGATGTGACGTCAGAGGAGGTTAATTCAAGACAGAAGAGACTCATTTACATTCCCTTAACGGATCTTTTCAGCTACAACCAAATCGTAACG ATCGGCTTCGCTCTCCTCTTGGTCGTTCTCGTGGCTTCCTTGGCGTACCTGAGCGAAGATGTCTCCGGCTACGAGGCCTCGACGGGCTACCTGTCACCGCACAGACGCGTCGTCGACAGGAATGG CGCTGGACAACGATCGGCTTACACCTTTATACGTAGCTTTAAGGCTAACGATAGGATACTAATCCAGCCGctttgttga